Proteins encoded within one genomic window of Triticum aestivum cultivar Chinese Spring chromosome 2D, IWGSC CS RefSeq v2.1, whole genome shotgun sequence:
- the LOC123052431 gene encoding eukaryotic translation initiation factor 4G-like, which yields MSQRGDRGEGHARRPGGRSNSFGGHRGGGVGGAGKGAGGPSGGQPPLSSNRSFRKPGNGHGGHQRVVNQPDTTGFQPAPAPGPLQTPPRPPAPQNAPVHVPVSAPRPQHHDSPGLQAPSMSPASENPTYIPLPKNIPRAGPKAPPKSSNAPAPQGAPKGESSKGFNLQFGSINMNMNGLPQFPARTSSAPPNLDEQKRNQVLSDGPKVAPSMPVPPALKQPHPTPQQQQQHPPPQQLLQQQHHPLPQQQHHPQPPQQQQQPPPQQQPLPQQQQTRKDALGPSQPNTLNTHVPSQVKRDVHVSPSIQNFAPQRPSVQPLPGMGMPMHFHHQQQTVPLQFGGHNQGVVPSSMQMPIGLPGGNASQVQQQMYVQNMQQQLHQQMMHQGQTMMYPSVAHTIPPQLGNVNLNMATQYPQQQQNKLVAPRKSSNIKITDPNTNKEVVLGRPSPNVAAQPQQVSGVATQPMVYYTNPQQTSYSQSGTYYSGTAGVVPTGSQGRFSYPATQAGQSIPFMNPSMSNTVPASHKDNIAGPATSGQSQLIGKPQGGLHMEKPVPSVKISMPAGRSDASKFRVADHAVQHRQKDSEVISGAMVSNKPVIEKESKAPSIPEKHSKESTAPSTVEKHPTTVTQPLPIEAAKPETDAATYSGANSPSFLTGADEKKESLPITDSLKDNKKNATRNDTKNLPQQPQPASPAEELKGQTSVKVGDDVVGHMETKSFDSEQVDLTSKGSGLTSATSESSISPILGKSEADSTSVNAADVPAMVISSAKLSSASTGEPQAVESLGVAAVKSKEIEITHQISPESGDVKIMSDSTENESHDCMVDLAEQASLATSKPGNSDATSFVTDPQELPKECTTSVPEEHSLMNTSHNKDTETLSASVDANDVSEANSGTSSESTSQIANDKDIRSSIQETGLAVSGITPGMLPVNHSVASEGQVKHADGAKDESSTEQSSAAPTGSVRPLSREKPTAELTRTKSAAGRKKKRKEMLSKADAAGTSDLYNAYKGPQEQSDSVATSEGADSSSTVDGTHVLPEESEREAMCEDDGKKKVEPDDWEDAADMSTPKLQSSDSGNQASAVQLPDSDMTEANGRKKYSRDFLLTFAHQYSSLPVGIRMDTVTSTLFKDLAGKSYVIDREPHPSSARGSDRPTSRGDRRGPAMDDDKWLKSGVPYSPNRDAHMDLTNGPAMNYRGGPGATHGVLRNPRAALLVGPQSNAPQVPRSGSDADRWQQKGLIPSPVTPMQVMHKAEKKYVVGKVSDEEQAKQRQLKAILNKLTPQNFDKLFEQVKEVNIDNVSTLTGVISQIFDKALMEPTFCEMYANFCSHLAGALPDFSEDNEKITFKRLLLNKCQEEFERGEREEAEADKTEEEGEIKQTKEEREEKRVKARRRMLGNIRLIGELYKKRMLTERIMHECIKKLLGNYQNPDEENIEALCKLMSTIGEMIDHPKAKEHMDAYFDRMRNLSTSQLISSRVRFLLRDSIDLRKNKWQQRRKVDGPKKIDEVHRDAAQERHAQSQSSRSRGPVVSSLPRRGAPSMDYGSRGSAAPLVSPGPQQRGRGFGNQDIRYEQERHQFDRTVPLPQRSVKDEAITLGPQGGLARGMSLRGQPPVSNSELPSVVDQRRIVSGPNGYNSVPSTTREDTSSRIPDRFSGRIAPAAQSASSSHRPASQEGRSGNKSYSEEELREKSIATIREYYSAKDEKEVALCIEELNAPSFYPSLVSLWVNDSFERKDMERELLAKLFVGLYNGGYNLLSKPQLIEGLSSVLASLEDALSDSPRAAEYLGRLLARFVVEKILVLQDVGKLIEEGGEEPGHLVQEGIAADVLGAVLEWIKTEKGDSFLKEAKTSSNLKLEDFRPQHLKRSKLDAFMLT from the exons ATGTCCCAGCGAGGGGACAGGGGCGAGGGGCACgcgaggagacccggcggccgctCTAACAGCTTCGGCGGCCACCGCGGAGGCGGAGTCGGCGGCGCGGGCAAGGGCGCCGGGGGCCCCTCCGGCGGCCAGCCTCCCCTCTCATCCAACCGCAG CTTCAGGAAGCCTGGCAATGGCCATGGCGGTCACCAGAGGGTGGTGAACCAGCCAGACACCACTGGCTTCCAGCCCGCCCCGGCACCTGGGCCCCTGCAGACGCCTCCGCGCCCTCCCGCGCCTCAGAATGCGCCTGTCCATGTTCCTGTCTCCGCGCCACGGCCCCAGCATCATG ATTCACCCGGATTGCAAGCACCCTCCATGTCACCTGCCAGTGAAAATCCAACATATATACCCCTGCCGAAGAATATTCCTCGGGCTGGCCCCAAGGCACCACCAAAGAGCTCCAATGCACCGGCTCCTCAGGGTGCGCCAAAAG GGGAATCATCAAAGGGATTTAACTTGCAGTTTGGTAGTATAAACATGAACATGAATGGTCTCCCG CAATTTCCTGCTAGGACAAGCTCAGCTCCTCCCAATTTGGATGAGCAGAAACGTAATCAG GTACTTTCAGATGGACCTAAGGTTGCACCATCTATGCCTGTACCACCAGCTCTAAAACAGCCACATCCCacgccacagcagcagcagcagcatccccCACCACAGCAGCTGCTGCAGCAGCAGCATCATCCCCTGCCGCAGCAGCAGCATCATCCCCAGCCgccgcagcagcagcaacagccccCACCACAGCAGCAACCACTGCCACAGCAACAGCAAACGAGGAAGGATGCTCTTGGTCCTAGTCAACCGAACACCCTGAACACTCATGTTCCATCCCAAGTGAAGAGAGATGTGCATGTTTCTCCTTCAATTCAGAATTTTGCGCCACAGAGGCCCTCTGTTCAACCTTTACCGGGCATGGGCATGCCGATGCATTTTCACCATCAACAACAAACAGTCCCATTACAGTTTGGTGGTCACAATCAGGGAGTTGTCCCAAGCTCAATGCAGATGCCCATTGGCTTGCCTGGTGGCAATGCATCCCAGGTTCAGCAGCAGATGTATGTCCAAAATATGCAGCAACAATTGCATCAGCAAATGATGCATCAAGGACAAACAATGATGTATCCGTCTGTTGCTCATACAATCCCTCCTCAACTGGGCAATGTTAATTTGAACATGGCTACACAGTATCCTCAGCAACAGCAGAATAAGCTTGTTGCTCCCCGAAAGAGCAGTAATATCAAAATTACTGATCCAAATACCAACAAAGAAGTGGTGCTTGGGCGGCCTTCACCTAATGTAGCAGCACAACCACAGCAAGTCAGTGGTGTTGCAACTCAACCTATGGTTTACTATACGAATCCACAGCAGACCTCGTATAGCCAGTCAGGTACGTATTACTCCGGCACTGCTGGTGTTGTTCCCACAGGATCACAGGGCAGGTTTAGTTATCCTGCCACTCAAGCTGGTCAATCAATCCCATTCATGAACCCATCTATGTCAAATACTGTTCCTGCCAGCCACAAGGACAACATAGCTGGGCCTGCAACATCTGGTCAGTCCCAACTCATAGGCAAACCACAAGGTGGGTTGCACATGGAAAAACCTGTTCCCTCGGTCAAGATAAGTATGCCTGCAGGTAGATCAGATGCTTCTAAGTTCAGGGTCGCTGACCATGCTGTACAACATCGACAAAAGGATAGTGAAGTTATTTCTGGTGCTATGGTTTCGAATAAACCAGTTATTGAGAAGGAGAGTAAGGCACCATCTATCCCAGAGAAGCATTCCAAGGAAAGTACAGCACCATCAACCGTGGAGAAGCATCCCACTACGGTGACTCAACCCTTACCGATTGAAGCTGCAAAGCCAGAAACTGATGCAGCGACATATTCTGGTGCAAATTCACCCTCATTCTTGACCGGAGCTGATGAAAAGAAAGAATCCCTTCCAATAACTGATTCACTTAAGGATAACAAGAAAAATGCAACTAGAAATGACACAAAGAATTTGCCGCAACAACCACAG CCTGCTTCCCCTGCCGAAGAGTTGAAGGGGCAAACTTCTGTGAAGGTTGGAGATGATGTGGTTGGTCACATGGAAACAAAGAGCTTCGATAGTGAACAGGTGGATTTAACCAGCAAGGGTTCAGGCTTGACATCAGCAACATCTGAAAGTAGCATTTCTCCTATTCTTGGTAAAAGTGAAGCTGATAGCACATCAGTAAATG CTGCTGATGTTCCTGCCATGGTAATCAGCTCTGCAAAATTGTCCTCTGCAAGCACTGGGGAGCCCCAAGCAGTAGAAAGCTTAGGTGTTGCTGCTGTTAAATCTAAGGAGATTGAAATAACTCACCAAATTTCACCTGAATCTGGTGATGTCAAAATTATGTCTGATTCTACTGAAAATGAATCGCATGACTGCATGGTGGATTTGGCTGAGCAGGCATCATTGGCAACTTCAAAGCCTGGTAATTCAGATGCAACATCTTTTGTAACTGACCCACAAGAGCTACCCAAGGAGTGCACAACATCTGTACCAGAGGAGCACAGTTTGATGAATACATCACATAATAAGGATACTGAAACTTTATCAGCTTCTGTGGATGCCAACGATGTGTCTGAGGCCAATTCTGGAACCTCATCAGAGTCTACCAGCCAAATTGCCAATGATAAAGATATCAGAAGTAGCATTCAGGAAACCGGATTAGCTGTTTCCGGTATTACTCCTGGCATGTTGCCTGTGAATCATTCAGTTGCATCTGAGGGGCAAGTGAAACATGCAGATGGAGCGAAGGATGAGTCAAGCACTGAGCAATCAAGTGCCGCACCAACAGGTTCTGTTAGACCATTATCAAGGGAAAAACCTACTGCAGAGCTTACCCGAACAAAATCTGCAGCTGGGAGAAAGAAGAAGCGGAAGGAAATGCTTTCAAAAGCTGATGCTGCTGGGACCTCAGATCTTTACAATGCATACAAAGGACCACAAGAACAGTCTGATAGTGTTGCCACATCAGAGGGTGCTGATAGTTCTTCAACAGTCGACGGGACACATGTGCTGCCTGAGGAATCAGAAAGGGAGGCGATGTGCGAGGATGATGGAAAGAAAAAAGTTGAGCCGGATGATTGGGAAGATGCAGCAGACATGTCTACTCCAAAGCTGCAAAGTTCGGACTCTGGAAACCAGGCTAGTGCAGTTCAATTGCCAGATTCTGATATGACTGAAGCTAATGGCCGAAAGAAATATTCTCGTGATTTTCTGCTAACTTTTGCACATCAGTATTCTAGTCTTCCTGTTGGCATCCGGATGGATACTGTCACTAGTACGCTATTCAAAGATTTGGCAGGAAAATCCTATGTTATTGATCGGGAACCTCACCCAAGTTCTGCAAGGGGATCTGATAGACCAACATCTCGTGGTGATCGCCGTGGTCCTGCTATGGATGATGATAAGTGGTTAAAATCAGGTGTTCCTTACAGTCCTAACCGTGATGCCCACATGGACTTGACAAACGGCCCAGCAATGAATTACCGTGGCGGCCCAGGAGCCACTCATGGTGTTTTGAGGAATCCACGTGCTGCACTTCTTGTGGGACCACAATCCAATGCTCCTCAAGTACCCCGCAGTGGCTCTGATGCAGATAGATGGCAGCAAAAGGGTCTGATCCCATCTCCTGTTACACCCATGCAAGTAATGCACAAAGCTGAGAAAAAGTATGTTGTCGGCAAAGTTTCTGATGAGGAGCAGGCAAAGCAGAGGCAGCTGAAAGCCATTCTGAATAAACTGACCCCAcaaaactttgacaagctttttgAACAAGTGAAAGAGGTAAACATTGACAATGTGTCAACTCTTACTGGGGTGATTTCACAGATATTTGACAAAGCTTTGATGGAACCAACTTTCTGTGAAATGTACGCCAACTTCTGTTCCCATTTGGCTGGTGCACTGCCAGACTTTAGTGAGGACAATGAAAAGATTACATTCAAGAGACTGCTATTGAACAAGTGCCAAGAGGAGTTTGAGAGGGGCGAAAGAGAAGAAGCTGAAGCAGATAAAACGGAGGAGGAAGGTGAGATTAAGCAAACGAAAGAGGAAAGGGAAGAAAAGAGAGTTAAAGCTCGAAGGCGCATGCTGGGTAATATTAGGTTGATTGGAGAATTGTACAAAAAGAGGATGCTGACAGAGCGCATCATGCATGAATGCATCAAAAAATTGTTGGGAAATTATCAGAATCCAGACGAGGAGAACATTGAAGCACTATGCAAATTGATGAGTACAATTGGAGAGATGATAGATCATCCAAAGGCTAAGGAACATATGGATGCATATTTTGATAGAATGCGCAACCTGTCAACCAGTCAACTGATATCTTCCCGTGTTAGATTCCTGCTCAGAGATTCAATCGATCTCAGGAAGAACAAATGGCAGCAAAGGCGTAAAGTGGATGGCCCCAAGAAGATCGATGAGGTTCACAGGGATGCAGCTCAGGAAAGACATGCTCAATCTCAATCGAGTAGGTCTCGTGGTCCAGTCGTTAGTTCTCTTCCAAGAAGAGGGGCACCCTCTATGGATTACGGCTCCCGTGGCTCAGCAGCACCATTGGTATCTCCAGGTCCTCAGCAACGAGGGCGTGGATTTGGTAATCAAGATATTCGGTATGAGCAGGAAAGGCATCAGTTTGATAGAACTGTTCCCCTTCCCCAGCGTTCTGTGAAGGACGAAGCTATCACTCTTGGACCACAAGGTGGCCTAGCTAGGGGTATGTCTTTAAGAGGGCAGCCACCGGTATCAAATTCTGAACTTCCTAGTGTTGTTGACCAGCGCAGGATTGTATCTGGTCCTAATGGGTACAATTCTGTGCCTTCAACAACAAGAGAAGACACTAGCTCTAGAATTCCAGATCGATTTTCTGGGAGAATAGCACCTGCTGCACAATCTGCTAGTTCTTCACACAGACCTGCCAGCCAGGAGGGTCGTTCAGGAAATAAATCATACTCCGAGGAGGAATTGAGAGAGAAATCTATTGCAACCATCCGGGAATATTATAG TGCGAAAGATGAAAAGGAAGTTGCATTGTGTATTGAAGAGTTGAATGCTCCGAGCTTCTATCCTTCTCTTGTATCACTTTGGGTAAATGATTCCTTTGAGAGGAAAGATATGGAAAGAGAGTTGTTGGCAAAGCTCTTTGTCGGGCTTTACAACGGTGGATATAATTTATTGAGCAAGCCTCAGCTCATTGAGGG GCTTTCATCTGTTCTTGCTTCATTGGAAGATGCTCTAAGTGATTCTCCAAGAGCGGCAGAGTATCTTGGACGACTTCTTGCAAGGTTTGTGGTGGAGAAGATACTGGTTTTGCAAGACGTAGGTAAATTgattgaagaaggcggagaggaGCCTGGACACCTTGTGCAGGAAGGCATTGCAGCTGATGTCCTTGGGGCAGTCTTGGAGTGGATCAAAACAGAAAAGGGGGATTCCTTCTTGAAGGAGGCCAAGACAAGCTCCAATCTCAAGTTGGAGGATTTCAGACCGCAGCATCTTAAGAGGTCAAAGTTGGATGCCTTCATGTTGACATAA